Part of the Candidatus Bodocaedibacter vickermanii genome is shown below.
TTGACGCAATGTCCACATCACAGGATGTGCAAATCCTCCCTGAACAACTTGCCCACAGATTTCTGTGGGTTTTTTTTGTATCCATCAGACATGGTGCCGACAACGTGCCGTTGCATCCGATAGTTTAGATCCGATGCGCTGTGACACGGATTATTGCCGTTGGCAACGTGACGTTGCATCCATTCGGTTAGATTGGGTGTGTTTGGACACGGATTATTGTCGCTGGTAACGTAACGCTGGACCCATTAGATTGGATCCGATGTTTTAAGATGTGTAATAAAATACAATGTGAGAGAATGAAGGAGAATTTGAACCTACCTTCGGCGCAGGCAACGTGCCGTTGCATCCGTTAGGTTAGATTGAGTGTGTTTGGAGATATGGGGGAATGGGGCGGATTTTGAACCTACCTTCGGCGCAGGAGGGGTAAGGGTGAAAAATGATTTTGAAATCTTTTATTGAAGAGTAGTGTTTTAGTTCCTTGTTGTTGTTTGAAAGTGCTGTGTTTTTGAGACTTTCAAATTTAAGTTATATAAAATCCGTGTCAGACCACATCGGATCTAACCTAATGGATGCAACCTCAGGTTGCCGTTGTTTAAAACCGAGAGAATCCCCAGTAACCCGCACGTGCAAAAAGAACCCCATTTCTTACACGAATGGGGAAAGGCGGACTTTAGTATACTATACAAAGTCGGTGTTTTACGAGCCCGTCGGCTCTAGGGGTTGTTTACAGGGCTGTGTCTACTGATCGGGTAGTTGAGCACCTGTACTGGGGATTCGATTCGGCGTTTCGTCTTTGAGTGGTTCAACCAAAGCTTCGTCATTGATCCTGTTACAGATCCTTTGGCTGAAATACTTTTGGGACGCAGAACGAAAAAAGGCTACCCAGGTTTTTGGGTAGCCTATTCGCAATTCTACTTATTAGTATACATAAGGAATTTGGATTGTCAAGAAAATTATTCTTTTTCGTGTTGGGGGTCGCGCGCCCCTGAAGTGGGGCCCACCCACAAAAATTACTCAGAGCGTGTCCACCCCCCGCCACCGCGACGCAATACAATTGGTATCTTTCAAAAAATCGTTTTGAAAAATTTACACGTCATCCAGGGGATACCATCCCCTTTCAAACTAGGATATGTTTCGCACAGCGCTGTGCTAATCCATATCCAAAATCGCCATTGCGTATCAGATGCACCCACAATCAAGTGGGATCTGAGTTTACTAAAAGCCTACCATCTTCAAAGTATCAGAGACTGATTAACAAATTATGAATAAACAAAAGATTTTCAAAAAATCATTAGTCATTCCATCTCTAATGAAAAAAGGGACACTTATCTAATGCCCCTCCTTTTTTAAACTATTGATGCAGAAGCATTTACTTTATTTGTATTTTACGAGCTTCTGGACCATTGTTAGATGCGGTAATCCACAGCCTGACCTTTTGACCAGGTTTCAATGATTGAATATGCATTTCTTCTAATAAGGCTCCATGAATGAATACGTCTTGCTTAAGACCTTTTACCTTTGCAAATCCAAACCCTTTTATTTTGCTGAACCATTTAATTTCAGCCTCAACCTCACTTAATTGAGCATGATCATCGTGCATCATAAATCGAGGTGGCGTAATCTTTTTTCCTCGTTTTAAGCGATCGTTTTCTGCTAAAAACGGATTTGCAGACTTTAATTTGAATACCTCTGTAACTTGTACGCCATCTTGAGTTGGCGCAACCTCACACAGCACCTGGTCACCCTGACGCACTTGCAGAAGGTCAATACTTTCTAAAACAGAAAAATGTAAAAATATATCGGGACTTTGCCCCTCTGGATCTTTTGTTACAAACCCATATCCTTTGTAAGGATTATACCATTTAACCGTACACCACATTCCTTTTTCATTTTCTTTTGTCAAAATATCTTTCATGTAACTCACACCATATTTACTAAGTATGTTTAAGTATTAGCATTAAAGTACGAACAAAAGGTTAAAATGTAAAAAAAAATGACAGTCGTTGTATTCACGAATTATTAAGACTAAATCTCTACACTCCCCCTTGGTACACATTTTGCAAAGAAACTCACATGATGAAATACGTTTTATTTTTTATAGCCTTGATATTGCCCATTGCTGCAGAAGTTCCGCAGCCAGAAATGGTATATAAGTGCTCTACCTTATCCAGAATGATTGAAATAGAGGAAGGCTTGCCCCCGCTGTTACTGTCCGCCATTACGTTTATTGAATCGTCTGATATGCCTTGGGTAATTGGAACGCCAAACGCATCATATCGCTTTAATACAAAAAAAGAAGCTGTAGCAAAAATCAAAGAATTGCGAGCCAAAAGACAAAAGAATTTTGATGTTGGCTGCATGCAGATAAATCATTTTTTTCATAAGGATAAGTTTCAATCCGATGAAGACATGCTGAACCCAGTCCGCAATATTCGATTTGCAGCCCAATTATTAAAAGAATTAAAAGCTGAAGCCGGATCCTGGGACAAAGCAATAGCGTATTATAATTCCAGAGATCTTAGATATTCCAGCCCCTATGCAAGCAAAGTGAACCAACACTGGAGCAAGATAAAGTCGCTAGGGGGGCTGCCTACTGAGCTTGCGTCCTTTGCAAATGTTCCCAAAGCAAAACTTGATGTTAAGCTGAAAACCCAACCTGTCATAAGCAACAGCATCTTGCAACGGGCAAAAATAGCCTATCTGACGTATAAGAAAACATTAGTGAGACACTAACAAGAAGTGGTGTTCCCGACGGGATTCGAACCCATGGCCTCAGGATTAGGAATCTTGCGCTCTATCCAGCTGAGCTACGGGAACACTTAGTCGCAGTATATCGAAAACCAAACAAAAATTCCATAAGGGAATCACCCAGATTTAATGGAAACTTTGAATAAGGGTTCCTGCTATTAGGCTCCACCCATCAACCAATACAAAGAAAATTACTTTAAAGGGTAACGAGATGACAACCGGGGGTAGCATCATCATTCCCATGGACATTAAAATCGATGCCACAATCATATCGATTATTAGGAATGGAATGTATACTAAAAATCCGATTTCAAAGGCTCTACGCAATTCGCTGATCACAAATGCTGGAACCAAAACTTTTAAACTGATATCTTCTGCTTTATCAACTGCAGCCGATCTGCTGATTTCCTGGAACAACAGCAAATCCTTTGCACGCGTGTTTGCCGCCATAAATTCTTTAAATGGCGTTGCGATGATGGGAAGCGCTTCTTTTTCAGTAATGCGCTCAGCCATCAAGGGTTCCACACCATTGGTGTATGCTTTTTGAAAGACAGGCTCCATAATAAACCCAGTTAAGAAGAGAGACAATGCCACCATCACTAGGTTTGGCGGGGATTGTTGCAGCCCAATGGCACTGCGCAAAAACGATAACACAACCATAATGCGAGTAAACGATGTGACCGTCATTAGAGCCAGCGGCGCCATACCAATGATAGTGAGCGTAAACATCAACTGCAAAAGCTTTGCAGTCGTAGACCCACCGTCTTGCATCCCCAAATCAAAAGAGATGGCTTGTGCACTTAGGGTCGTTGTAAAAAAGAAGAATGTCATTAAAAAATATTTCATGTGGAGGCCCTTTTTATAGGATGTTTATCAATGACTTGTATATAGGATCCCTGCATATCAACAGCGATACAGTATAAAGTGTCTTGCCATTCAAGCGTTACCAGACGAAGACGTCCCAGCGGTTTTGCGCAGTAATTTATTTGAAACTCTTGATCGGCAGCCCCACGATTCAGACCATTCTGTGACCATCGTTGCAAGCCTTCCCTCAACAGCAACAACCATCCAATGCTGCCGATAGCTGTAATGATTAATGTCCAGCTTGACATTATTTGCGCACTCCATAAGTATATGTGTGAGTAATTTTCTGAGAGTTTGCCATTTCAGCAATGCGACTTTTACTTAATTTGGCTTCTTCAGCAAGATGATCGGACAGACGTTGAATATCCAAAAATACATCCTGGACTAAGTTTTTTAAGTCATCAGACGGATGTGTTGGCATATGTTTGGTTAAGTATGTTTGAAAGAGTTGAACGCGCTCTTTTACAAAATCAAGGTCAATCGGTTGATCATTAAGCAGATTGGATTCAGCCTTTTTAAGGGCGATCACAATACCTTGGCGAAGCGTATGTAAGTATTTTTCGTCCATCTTTATTATTCTTTTTTATTTAGTATAAATAAGATTAAGACAAAGTGCAAATCAAGTTATCGTTAGGCTTTGGCTTACAGACGATTGAATTGGAAAAGCCCCACAGAGTAATCATTCCACATTGCAGGGCTTGAAAACAGGCGCGCTTACTTTGACGTATCGGCAACAATAGTAGGATTATAAATCCACACATGAGCTGCCGGTGTATTGTTTGGCGACAATTTATAGTACGTTGGAGAAATTCCCAACATTTCAGATTCGGCAAGGGGTAATGGAGGTTCTTTAAAATAAGTAAATTGTATAAGTTTAAAGTTTACCGAACAGACTTTTTTCAAAGAGCTTAATATCTTAGTAGCGACGTCAGCCGGCAGGCTGCGGAAAGGTAAACCTGATACAACAACATTTATTTTTCCGTGAAGATGTTCAGGAATATGTTTGTCTAATTCGCAGGCATCAACACATAAAACAGTTTGATCTGGAAAACGTTTCACTAAATGTTGATAAAACGTTGTATTATTTTCAACGATAAACAATTTATCCTTTGGGATTTTAGCCACTAGTTTTTCCGTGAACGGTCCAGTTCCCGCCCCAAGTTCAATCACAATTGAATTTGCAGGATCGATATTTTCAACCATAATTTCTGCTAACTCTTCACTGCTTGGCGCAATGGCACCAATAGCAGATGGGTTGCTCATAAATTCACCCACGAAGGTTGACTGTTCAGCGGAACATCCAGAAATGATGATTGCAATAGATAGTAATAACAAATTAATGATGTTGGTTTTCAACTTTAAGATCTCTCAAATGCTTTTGTTTATATAGAGAGAAAAATTAACTTTTTCAAGTGAAACTTGAAAAAACTTGCACACACTAAAGTTTAAGCTATTATAATGGTGCTAATATTAGAATTAAATAGGAATTAAAATGAATATACTGCGAAAATTTAGCTCTAGCTTACCGCTGCAGCTAATTACAATGATTTTAGTTATTTTCTTGGCAGGTGATCATATCCCTGTTGGAATTAAAGAATTTTTTTATACCATCAGCGTTCTGATTAAAGACTTATTAGTTTTAGCGCTGCCTTATATTATTTTTGCGTATCTATTTTCAACCCTGGTTGCGTTGCAAAATGGTGCGATTCTATTTGTGATTAGCTTAGTATCCTGCGTGGTTTTCATGAATTTCATGGGATTAAACATAGCCTATTTTGCCAGCAGTTTATTAACCGAGATGTCGGGTCTTGCCCCAGTTGAATCTGACCCATCCCGCGTATTGATGGCTATGTGGAAGCTTCCAGTTCCAGAATTTGTAAAAGCAATTCTAAAGAATGAGCATGGTTTGATTTTAGGTGTGTTAAGCGGCATTGGATTGGGTTATTTAAACGTTAATGGATTAAAGGAGATTTCTGATCGATTAAAGTCAGGCGCTGCCTTTATTTTAAATAAAATGTTTATTCCTGTGGTTCCGTTCTTTATTTTAGGCTTTATCTTAAAGATGGAACACGAAGGAACGTTAACGTATGTATTAAAACAATATGGTCCGGTATACTTATTGATTGCCGCTGTGCAGCTTATATATCTGCTTTCATTGTTTGCCATTGGAGCAAAGCTAAACCCAAAAACATGGTTAACGTATTTACGTAATATGTTGCCTCCAGTAATTACCGGTGTCAGCACAATGTCTAGCGCAGCGGCATTGCCATTTTCATTAACGGCAGCAGAACAGAATACGCAAAACCCGCTGATTGCCCGCTCTGTTATCCCTGCAACAGTTAACATGAACTTGATGGGGGACTCTATTGGAGCGCCATTAATGATTATTGCAACAATGGTTACCTTTGGATTAGGCACACCCTCTTATGGATTATTCCTGGTGTTTGCTTTGTGGTATGTAATGTATATGTTTACCGTTGCAGCGGTGCCAGGCGCCACCATTTTAGTTATGACTCCCCTTATTGAAAAAGTACTGGGATTCAATCCAGAGATGGTTGGGCTGGCAACAGCACTTTATATTTTATATGATGCGATTGGAACAACAATGAACGTCCTTGGAAATGGAGCGTTTGTCGTTTTGTTTAATCGGATATTTGGAAAGATGTTTTCTGGAAAAACGGTTGAAGCAAAATAAGACCGAGACTTCTTAATAAAAAAACCGCCGATTGGCGGTTTTTTTATGGTTAGCCCCGTGGGGTTATTCTAATGCAAACATACACTTTTGGAAAATTTATCCTGTCAATCTTTTGTTAACATTTGTGAGGTATTGTAAGTTTAGAGCGCTCATACATTGTTATTTTTGCCCACCGTTTCGAGAAGAAAAGACGGATTGCTTCGTCTATTTAGTCTCGATTTAGGGAGTGGGTTTTGTACCCCCACCCGAAGGTCACTGAGGGTGTCTAGGGCGGGGGGGTGGTAAAAAAATCGCGTTAACCAACCGTTAACATTTATTAACAAAGGGTATCGAACGAGCTCTTACCAATCTTTTAGATCAGAATTAGAAGCTTGCGCCAACGACAACACCAACATCTAACCCCATTGGGTTTTTGTAAGCAATGTCAGTAACTGCATCAGTTTTTGCTTTTGTTTCAGCAGAAAAATTATCTTTTTGATCTTTTACATCCGCTAAACTGTAACGGAAGCCAACGCCACCACCCACAAACATTGTCTGAGTAACTGCATATTCAACATTTAAACCGATAACAAACGATAAACGATCTTTCCAATCTGGACCTTTATCTGTTGCGTACGTAACTTTGTGAGTTTCGTCTTTTGCGTTATCTCCTGCCCCCTTATAGGAAACAGTTAATTCAGGATTAGTCATCCCCAATTCCATACCAGGATTGAAGTATACGTGGAAACGACTGAAAATTACGCCAAGGCGTACGCGAGCATCAGCTGCAAAACCGCTTGTAATAAAGTCTAAACCTAAGTTCTTTTTAGCTGTACCTTCTGCAGGTTCAGTAGTATCACGAGCTTCTTTAAGTGTGTGATGCTTATATCCACCACCTACAGAAAGACCCATCGCGAAGTTATTCGCAAAGCGGAATGAGTATCCAAGTTCTGCTCCACCATATCCACCATTAAAACCAAATCCACCATAGTCTTTAGTATCTTTGTCTAAAGCAGTTTTAGTTAAATCTGAAAGCGCACCTTTGTTGAAGAATAGAACGGATCCTTTAGCGCCCGCAAACATACCAGAAAATGATTCTGCTGCAAGTGGCGATAACAACACGGCCGTCAAAGCTGTTGATAATAATATTTTTTTCATAATACCCTCTTTAATTAATTCAAGGCGAATTTTATAGTAAGAGTTAAATAAAAACAAAAACTTTAATCAAGCAATTGAGTTTTCTGTGATGTGTTGCCAAAGAACCACAGTCGTTCTGATTGATCTTTCTCTAAGACCGATGTGTTCTATTAAATTACAGCGTGACGCTGTACCCTTGAGGTAGATCCGCTGGGGTCGAACACGGAGTCCATGCAGTCAATATCAGAATTATCCAAAATTTCGCAAGTTCATTTTATCCGTGATTGGCTATATAATGAGCTGATACTGTTGTGATGAAGCTCTTTCATTTTATTGCCTTGCATGCTATCCTGCAAAAAATTATTTTCTTAAGGACAGCAAATGAAAATTGGCGGTAATGAAATTCGCGTCGGATATGTAATTGAACACAAAGGTCGCAAGTGGTTTGTCACCAAAACAGACCATGTAAAACCCGGAAAAGGTGGTGCATTCGTTCAAGTGGAAATCAAAGACATTCAATCTGGCACGAAATCCAACGAACGTTTTCGTTCTAGCGAAACCGTTGAACGGGTTTATATGGAAGATCGTGATTATCAATATCTATTTAACGACGGTCAAGAATACACATTTATGGATCAAGAGTCATTTGACCAAGTTGCATTAAGCCCAGCCTTGCTAGGCGATGCAGCACCTTTCTTAGCAGAAAGCATGATCGTGCGGGTATCTATGTGCGATGGCGAGCCTATTGCAGTAACATTACCCGAAACGGTTATTATGGAAGTTGTTGAAGCTGAACCCACTGTAAAAGGACAAACGGCTAGCGCATCATTCAAGCCAGGAAAACTAGCCAACGGATTACGCGTTATGGTTCCGCAATATATTGAAGCAGGTACCAGAATTGTTGTAAGAACAGCAGATTGTACGTATGTTGAAAGGGCGAAAGACTAATGGCTTCTCAACGCACCCCCTTAAAATCTCCACTGATAAACGTAATGAGTGCAGCCATTCAAAAAGCTGCCAGAGGATTATTGCGTGACTTTGGAGAAATTGAACGATTGCAAGTATCCGAAAAAAGTTTGGGAAACTTTGTAAGTTCAGCAGATATTAGAATCGAACAAATTCTGCAT
Proteins encoded:
- a CDS encoding transglycosylase SLT domain-containing protein, translated to MMKYVLFFIALILPIAAEVPQPEMVYKCSTLSRMIEIEEGLPPLLLSAITFIESSDMPWVIGTPNASYRFNTKKEAVAKIKELRAKRQKNFDVGCMQINHFFHKDKFQSDEDMLNPVRNIRFAAQLLKELKAEAGSWDKAIAYYNSRDLRYSSPYASKVNQHWSKIKSLGGLPTELASFANVPKAKLDVKLKTQPVISNSILQRAKIAYLTYKKTLVRH
- a CDS encoding cold shock domain-containing protein — protein: MKDILTKENEKGMWCTVKWYNPYKGYGFVTKDPEGQSPDIFLHFSVLESIDLLQVRQGDQVLCEVAPTQDGVQVTEVFKLKSANPFLAENDRLKRGKKITPPRFMMHDDHAQLSEVEAEIKWFSKIKGFGFAKVKGLKQDVFIHGALLEEMHIQSLKPGQKVRLWITASNNGPEARKIQIK
- a CDS encoding DUF3575 domain-containing protein gives rise to the protein MKKILLSTALTAVLLSPLAAESFSGMFAGAKGSVLFFNKGALSDLTKTALDKDTKDYGGFGFNGGYGGAELGYSFRFANNFAMGLSVGGGYKHHTLKEARDTTEPAEGTAKKNLGLDFITSGFAADARVRLGVIFSRFHVYFNPGMELGMTNPELTVSYKGAGDNAKDETHKVTYATDKGPDWKDRLSFVIGLNVEYAVTQTMFVGGGVGFRYSLADVKDQKDNFSAETKAKTDAVTDIAYKNPMGLDVGVVVGASF
- a CDS encoding class I SAM-dependent methyltransferase, whose translation is MKTNIINLLLLSIAIIISGCSAEQSTFVGEFMSNPSAIGAIAPSSEELAEIMVENIDPANSIVIELGAGTGPFTEKLVAKIPKDKLFIVENNTTFYQHLVKRFPDQTVLCVDACELDKHIPEHLHGKINVVVSGLPFRSLPADVATKILSSLKKVCSVNFKLIQFTYFKEPPLPLAESEMLGISPTYYKLSPNNTPAAHVWIYNPTIVADTSK
- the efp gene encoding elongation factor P is translated as MKIGGNEIRVGYVIEHKGRKWFVTKTDHVKPGKGGAFVQVEIKDIQSGTKSNERFRSSETVERVYMEDRDYQYLFNDGQEYTFMDQESFDQVALSPALLGDAAPFLAESMIVRVSMCDGEPIAVTLPETVIMEVVEAEPTVKGQTASASFKPGKLANGLRVMVPQYIEAGTRIVVRTADCTYVERAKD
- the fliP gene encoding flagellar type III secretion system pore protein FliP (The bacterial flagellar biogenesis protein FliP forms a type III secretion system (T3SS)-type pore required for flagellar assembly.), producing MKYFLMTFFFFTTTLSAQAISFDLGMQDGGSTTAKLLQLMFTLTIIGMAPLALMTVTSFTRIMVVLSFLRSAIGLQQSPPNLVMVALSLFLTGFIMEPVFQKAYTNGVEPLMAERITEKEALPIIATPFKEFMAANTRAKDLLLFQEISRSAAVDKAEDISLKVLVPAFVISELRRAFEIGFLVYIPFLIIDMIVASILMSMGMMMLPPVVISLPFKVIFFVLVDGWSLIAGTLIQSFH
- a CDS encoding cation:dicarboxylate symporter family transporter translates to MNILRKFSSSLPLQLITMILVIFLAGDHIPVGIKEFFYTISVLIKDLLVLALPYIIFAYLFSTLVALQNGAILFVISLVSCVVFMNFMGLNIAYFASSLLTEMSGLAPVESDPSRVLMAMWKLPVPEFVKAILKNEHGLILGVLSGIGLGYLNVNGLKEISDRLKSGAAFILNKMFIPVVPFFILGFILKMEHEGTLTYVLKQYGPVYLLIAAVQLIYLLSLFAIGAKLNPKTWLTYLRNMLPPVITGVSTMSSAAALPFSLTAAEQNTQNPLIARSVIPATVNMNLMGDSIGAPLMIIATMVTFGLGTPSYGLFLVFALWYVMYMFTVAAVPGATILVMTPLIEKVLGFNPEMVGLATALYILYDAIGTTMNVLGNGAFVVLFNRIFGKMFSGKTVEAK